TCCAAATGACTTTGATAACGATGGAGATATGGATTTATTTGTAGGAACGAGAACAGATGCGGATGTCTATGGTATGCCCAGCTATAATTATCTGTTGCAAAATGATGGAAAAGGCAACTTTACTGATATAACAAAAAAAATAGCCCCATCCCTTCAAAAAATAGGACTTGTAACCGATGCACTTTGGGAAGATATAGACAATGACACTACCAAAGAACTCATTGTAGTAGGAGAATGGATGCCTATTAGTATTTTCAAATATGCCAAAAAGAAATTTACCAATATCACACAAACTATTTTTCTACAAAATACAGAAGGATGGTGGAATACCATAGAATCCGCAGATATAAATAAGGACGGAAAAATAGATTTTGTGGTAGGAAATATAGGACTTAACTCTCGTTTTCGCTTTTCTGCCGAGAAACCCATATCCCTTTTTATCAATGACTTTGACCAAAATGGGAGTAGTGAGCAAATACTATCCCAATATGACGGAGAAACATCGTATCCTCTTGCTCTCAAACACGATTTAGTAAAACAAATACCCTCTCTCAAAAAAAAATATCTCAAATATAAAAGTTATAAAAACGAAACCATCGAACAAATTTTTACTCCTAAACAATTAGAAAAAACCCTCAAAAAGCAAGCCAAAATTATGGAAACAGTTGTCCTCATAAACAGAGGAAATAGAAATTTTTCTATCTCTCCACTTCCCATTCAAGCACAATTTTCACCCGTAAAAAGCATTATTATACACGATTTTAATGCCGATGATATTCCTGATATTGTATTAGGAGGTAATTTTTTTGAAGTAAAGCCCGAAATTGGTAGATATGATGCGAACTACGGTCAGTTTTGGAAAGGAAATGGCGATGGAACTTTTCAGTTTATAAAAAACAATTTTACAGGGTTTTCTCTCATAGGACAAGTTAGAAACATGAAAATAATATCTATACAAGAAAAAGAATATATATTGGTAGCAAACAATAATGCACCGATGCAAATATTTCTGAATACACGTGTCAAATAAACTATAAACAATACAATGCAACATAGAAAAGTCGGTATTTTAGTAGCTACCTGCCTCGTAATAGGAAATACTATTGGAGCGGGTATATTTTTTATGCCCGTAACCCTTGCTCCTTTTGGGGGAATTAGTATTATTGGGTGGGTAGTATCAGCGGTAGGAGCGCTCTGTATAGCGAAAGTATTCGGGCATCTCAGCCAACTCTCCCCTATTTCTAATGGTGGAATTTATACTTTTACCCATGTGGCTATGGGAGATTTCTTTGGATTCATTGCGGCTTGGGCTTATTATATTTCTATATGGACTACAAATGCCACCATTACCGTATCCTTAGTAGGTGCTTTGAGTTTATTTTTTCCCTCTATTTCTCTCAATCCTCTCGTTTCCGTTTCCATTGGTATAGTAATCTTGTGGGGATTAACGTGGATAAATTGTATGGGAATAAAAGAATCAGGATACGTTCAAGTTTTCACAACTATATTAAAACTGATACCTCTCTTTCTCATATCTATTTTAGGGCTATTCTATTCTAAAACAGAACATTTTATCCCTTTTAACAGAAGTATTTTTACAAATTTTGAAGCCATTACCATAACCACAACTCTGACTCTCTATGCTTTTCTGGGTATAGAAAGTGCTACTATCCCATCCGAATCAATAGAAAATCCTAAAAAAAATATTCCTCTTGCAACTCTTTTAGGGACACTTATTGTTACCTTTGTATATGTATTTAGCACGATTTCTATTATGGGAGTTATTGCACCTGTAGATTTAGAAAAATCTCTTTCTCCATTCGGAGACACAGCTGTAGTTATGTGGGGAGAAACAGCAAAATATTTAGTAGGTTTGGGAATAGTAATAGCAACATTCGGAGCATTAAATGGATGGATATTAGTGCAAGGGCAAATACCTTATTCATTAGCAAGAGACCGCCTCTTTCCAAAATTTTTATCCGCACTCAATAAAAAAAATACTCCTCAAAATGCTCTCATTTTTACCAGCTGTGTCATATCTTTGCTACTCGTCATGAACTATACAAAGGGATTAGCAGAACAATTTAAGTTTTTAATACTCCTGTCCACCACCGTAGTATTAATTCCTTACTTGCTTTCGGTTATTTCTTATATTATTTTATTAGCAAAACAGAAACATACTCTCACGAAGAAAAAACTATACTTGTCCTTTCTTATGGGGGTAGGGGCATTTTTATATTCTTTTTGGGCAATCACAGGAAGTGATTTTGTTTCCATTGCATGGGGGGGAGTCCTTATTGCATCAGGAATACCTATTTTTTTCCTTATGAAAAGAAGTATATAATTTAATCCGTTACGATATTTATTATTTTTCCTTTCATTATAATAATCTTCTTTATCTTTTTTCCATCAGTCCATTTTAAGACACTTTCATTTTCTATGACTTGTTTTTCTATTGCGGTTGCTTCTATATCTAAGGAAAAGAGTATTTTAGTGCGGGTTTTTCCGTTAATAGCAATTGGATACTCAAAAGAATCTTCTTGCACATATTCAGGGTTATAAAGGGGATAAGGTGCTACTGTCACACTACTTTTATTACCGAGTAAGTACCAAAGTTCTTCTGCAATATGAGGAGTATATGGTGCAATGAGCAGAATAAATGGTTCTAATATCTCTTTTTTATTACATT
This DNA window, taken from Chitinophagaceae bacterium, encodes the following:
- a CDS encoding amino acid permease → MQHRKVGILVATCLVIGNTIGAGIFFMPVTLAPFGGISIIGWVVSAVGALCIAKVFGHLSQLSPISNGGIYTFTHVAMGDFFGFIAAWAYYISIWTTNATITVSLVGALSLFFPSISLNPLVSVSIGIVILWGLTWINCMGIKESGYVQVFTTILKLIPLFLISILGLFYSKTEHFIPFNRSIFTNFEAITITTTLTLYAFLGIESATIPSESIENPKKNIPLATLLGTLIVTFVYVFSTISIMGVIAPVDLEKSLSPFGDTAVVMWGETAKYLVGLGIVIATFGALNGWILVQGQIPYSLARDRLFPKFLSALNKKNTPQNALIFTSCVISLLLVMNYTKGLAEQFKFLILLSTTVVLIPYLLSVISYIILLAKQKHTLTKKKLYLSFLMGVGAFLYSFWAITGSDFVSIAWGGVLIASGIPIFFLMKRSI